In Mangifera indica cultivar Alphonso chromosome 1, CATAS_Mindica_2.1, whole genome shotgun sequence, a single genomic region encodes these proteins:
- the LOC123220098 gene encoding OVARIAN TUMOR DOMAIN-containing deubiquitinating enzyme 2-like isoform X2, which translates to MEGIIVRRVIPSDNSCLFNAVGYVMDHDKNKAPELRQVIVATVASDPVKYSKVFLGKPNNEYCSWIQDSEKWGRAIELAILADYYGCEIAAYDIQTTRCNLYGQMSPFEGAPEEFHQNIFAVGKDRTLGPAEELALNLLKEQQRWSLTEKELHLHCQVHFALWSMPNRGGGPEGGCGARSSNRPC; encoded by the exons ATGGAAGGGATTATAGTTAGAAGGGTGATTCCCTCAGACAATAGTTGCCTTTTTAATGCTGTTGG ATATGTTATGGACCATGACAAAAATAAAGCTCCTGAATTGAGACAGGTT atagTGGCAACAGTGGCAAGTGATCCTGTAAAGTATTCCAAAGTTTTTCTTGGAAAGCCAAATAATGAGTATTGTTCCTGGATTCAGGACTCAGAGAAGTGGGGAC GTGCCATTGAACTTGCCATATTAGCAGATTATTATGGATGTGAAATTGCAGCATATGATATTCAGACCACAAGATGCAATTTATATGGCCAG ATGTCTCCATTTGAGGGAGCTCCGGAGGAGTTTCATCAGAACATATTTGCTGTGGGGAAAGACAGGACCTTAGGGCCAGCTGAGGAACTTGCTCTTAATCTTCTTAAAGAGCAACAAAGGTGGTCGTTAACG GAGAAGGAGTTACACTTACACTGCCAAGTTCACTTTGCATTGTGGAGTATGCCAAATCGGGGTGGTGGGCCAGAAG GAGGCTGTGGAGCACGCTCAAGCAACAGGCCATGTTAA
- the LOC123220098 gene encoding OVARIAN TUMOR DOMAIN-containing deubiquitinating enzyme 2-like isoform X1, which yields MEGIIVRRVIPSDNSCLFNAVGYVMDHDKNKAPELRQVIVATVASDPVKYSKVFLGKPNNEYCSWIQDSEKWGRAIELAILADYYGCEIAAYDIQTTRCNLYGQMSPFEGAPEEFHQNIFAVGKDRTLGPAEELALNLLKEQQRRRSYTYTAKFTLHCGVCQIGVVGQKEAVEHAQATGHVNFQEYR from the exons ATGGAAGGGATTATAGTTAGAAGGGTGATTCCCTCAGACAATAGTTGCCTTTTTAATGCTGTTGG ATATGTTATGGACCATGACAAAAATAAAGCTCCTGAATTGAGACAGGTT atagTGGCAACAGTGGCAAGTGATCCTGTAAAGTATTCCAAAGTTTTTCTTGGAAAGCCAAATAATGAGTATTGTTCCTGGATTCAGGACTCAGAGAAGTGGGGAC GTGCCATTGAACTTGCCATATTAGCAGATTATTATGGATGTGAAATTGCAGCATATGATATTCAGACCACAAGATGCAATTTATATGGCCAG ATGTCTCCATTTGAGGGAGCTCCGGAGGAGTTTCATCAGAACATATTTGCTGTGGGGAAAGACAGGACCTTAGGGCCAGCTGAGGAACTTGCTCTTAATCTTCTTAAAGAGCAACAAAG GAGAAGGAGTTACACTTACACTGCCAAGTTCACTTTGCATTGTGGAGTATGCCAAATCGGGGTGGTGGGCCAGAAG GAGGCTGTGGAGCACGCTCAAGCAACAGGCCATGTTAATTTTCAGGAATATAGATGA
- the LOC123194953 gene encoding receptor-like protein EIX1, whose amino-acid sequence MRFIVAFLFLSIATINLGFCNGSSNHSYLHGCIESERRALLRFKNDLKDSSKRLASWTSGDGDCCTWAGVLCDNFTGHVLQLHLGNPNSIYILDHASEADYEAFQRSKLVGKINPSLIELKQLIHLDLSFNDFQGIEIPKFLGSMKNLIYLNLSGAGFQGMIAHQIGNLSNLQYLDLNVDHLSVDNLRWLSGLSLLKYLDLSSVNNIDDSDWLSVVNTLPSLLVLKLSDCGLRNEHLVLSTVNFSSLTFLDLSYNELEDSFIFSWVLGQGSLVFLDLSYNSLSGPIPDGLQNMTSLRHLDLSWNNFNSTKPTGWWHQFVHLEYLFLQQNFLKGTIPEDLGNLTSLKVLDLSSNFQLEWRIPRSWGSLCNLISFSLSGVNLLSQDISEIFDIFLGCAFKKLELLDLKFCRISGKLTSKLGKFKNLKRLFLGFNSISGHISSSLGELSSLIRLNLFHNNLSGSIPESLGKLSSLEYLDISYNSLNGFVLPIHFENLSKLSIFYASGNSLTMKVDPDWLPPFQLESLYLASCKLGPHFPSWILSQKYLVDLDISNSGISDLIPSRFWKYISGLQFLNLSRNQIYGVIPDLYEVPSSLDFSWNNLSGQLPFISFNVLLLDLSNNYISGSIKYFLCSRMNKSKQMKILSLENNLLSGELPDCWMHWKNLTVLKLNNNKFIGSLPSSMGSLSSLQSLHLRNNCFSGIIPVSFRGLTQLITLDLGENNFFGKVPRWIGERFSSLMILNLRSNKFHGHLPMKLCCLSSLQVLDLADNNLDGSIPKCINDFSAMVTIYHSPSFTIRYYASHYQVAGTLEDAIVAVKGKLMEYNTILYLVRNIDLSNNKFTGEIPVEVTELKGLQSLNLSHNFLTGKIPENIGEMKSLESIDFSVNQLRGNIPESMSSLNFLGNLNLSNNHLTGKIPSGTQLQTFDASSFINNELCGLPLPTKCTKIVRPPAFENGGLRDGNEHEVDWFYVGMSLGFVMGFWGIILGPLIVSRRWRYKYCHFLNFLGNKFGIILRKCC is encoded by the coding sequence ATGAGGTTTATTGTTGCCTTTCTTTTCCTCTCTATAGCAACTATCAACCTTGGCTTCTGTAATGGAAGTTCCAACCACTCTTACCTGCATGGCTGTATTGAAAGTGAGAGACGAGCACTCTTAAGGTTCAAGAATGATCTCAAGGATTCTTCCAAACGTCTTGCCTCTTGGACTAGTGGTGATGGAGATTGTTGTACCTGGGCTGGTGTTCTCTGCGACAACTTCACTGGCCATGTCCTTCAACTCCACCTAGGCAATCCTAATTCTATATACATTCTTGATCACGCATCAGAAGCTGACTATGAGGCTTTTCAGAGGTCAAAGTTGGTTGGTAAGATAAATCCCTCCTTGATTGAATTAAAGCAATTAATTCACTTGGACCTGAGCTTTAATGATTTCCAAGGGATTGAGATTCCTAAATTTCTTGGTTCTATGaagaatttaatttatcttaatcTTTCTGGAGCTGGATTTCAAGGAATGATTGCTCACCAAATCGGGAATCTCTCTAATCTTCAATATCTTGACCTCAATGTCGATCATTTGAGTGTTGACAATCTACGTTGGCTATCTGGCCTGTCTTTGTTAAAGTACCTAGATTTGAGTAGTGTAAACAATATAGACGACTCTGACTGGTTGTCTGTGGTAAACACACTCCCATCTTTATTAGTGTTAAAATTGTCAGATTGTGGACTCAGAAATGAACATCTTGTACTATCCACTGTCAACTTTTCGTCTCTTACCTTTCTTGATCTTTCTTATAATGAACTTGAAGACTCTTTCATCTTTAGCTGGGTTTTGGGTCAAGGTAGTTTAGTCTTTCTTGATCTAAGTTATAATAGTTTATCAGGTCCAATCCCTGATGGGCTTCAAAATATGACTTCTCTTAGGCACCTTGATTTATCTTGGAACAATTTCAATTCTACAAAACCCACAGGCTGGTGGCACCAATTTGTTCATCTTGAGTACCTTTTTCTTCAACAGAATTTCTTGAAAGGTACAATTCCGGAGGATCTAGGAAACCTAACGTCACTCAAAGTGCTAGATCTTTCATCCAATTTTCAACTTGAATGGAGAATTCCAAGATCCTGGGGAAGTCTTTGCAacttgatttcattttctttgtcaGGTGTTAATTTACTGAGTCAAGACATATctgaaatatttgatatttttttaggATGTGCTTTTAAGAAACTAGAGTTACTGGATTTGAAGTTTTGTCGTATATCTGGTAAGTTGACAAGTAAACTTGggaagtttaaaaatctaaagagACTGTTTCTAGGTTTTAACTCCATCTCTGGTCATATTTCTTCCTCTTTAGGAGAACTTTCGTCTTTAATACGTCTAAATCTTTTTCATAACAATTTGAGTGGTTCAATTCCTGAGTCTTTAGGAAAACTTTCTTCTTTAGAATACCTTGATATTTCATACAACAGTTTGAACGGATTTGTTTTGCCCattcattttgaaaatctctctaaattgtctattttttatGCATCTGGAAACTCCCTGACCATGAAAGTCGATCCTGATTGGCTTCCTCCTTTCCAACTTGAGTCCTTATATTTGGCATCTTGTAAGTTAGGGCCTCACTTTCCATCCTGGATTTTGTCACAAAAGTATTTAGTGGATTTGGATATATCCAACTCAGGAATTTCAGATTTGATTCCTAGTAGGTTTTGGAAATATATTTCAggattacaatttttaaatctctcTCGTAACCAAATTTATGGAGTGATTCCAGATTTATATGAGGTTCCTAGTTCTCTTGACTTCAGTTGGAATAATTTATCTGGTCAGTTGCCTTTCATATCCTTCAATGTATTATTACTAGATCTTTCCAACAACTATATTTCAGGAtcaattaagtattttttatgtTCTAGGATGAATAAgtcaaaacaaatgaaaattctcAGCTTAGAAAATAATCTTCTATCTGGAGAATTACCTGATTGTTGGATGCATTGGAAAAATTTGACTGTTTtgaagttaaataataataaatttattggcAGCCTTCCAAGTTCCATGGGATCCTTAAGTTCCCTTCAGTCTTTGCACCTTCGTAATAATTGTTTCTCTGGAATAATACCTGTGTCTTTTAGAGGTTTAACACAACTAATAACACTTGATCTtggtgaaaataatttttttggtaaggTTCCTAGATGGATAGGGGAAAGATTTTCAAGTTTGATGATTCTCAACCTCCGTTCAAATAAGTTTCATGGTCATTTACCAATGAAGCTTTGTTGTCTATCTTCTTTACAAGTGTTGGACCTTGCTGACAACAATCTTGATGGAAGCATACCTAAATGTATCAATGACTTTAGTGCCATGGTGACAATATACCATTCTCCAAGTTTCACGATAAGATACTATGCTTCACATTACCAAGTTGCTGGAACACTTGAGGATGCAATAGTTGCAGTGAAAGGAAAACTGATGGAATACAATACCATTTTATATTTGGTGAGAAATATTGACTTGTCCAACAATAAGTTCACTGGAGAAATTCCTGTGGAAGTGACAGAGCTTAAAGGATTGCAATCACTGAATTTATCTCACAATTTCCTTACAGGAAAAATTCCTGAAAATATTGGTGAAATGAAGTCTTTGGAATCAATTGATTTCTCTGTCAACCAACTTCGTGGCAATATCCCTGAAAGTAtgtcaagtttaaattttttgggtaatcTAAACTTGTCCAATAACCACTTGACAGGGAAAATTCCTTCAGGCACTCAACTTCAAACTTTTGATGCATCCTCTTTCATCAACAATGAACTCTGTGGGCTTCCCCTTCCAACAAAATGCACAAAGATTGTTCGACCACCGGCGTTTGAGAATGGAGGATTAAGAGATGGTAATGAACATGAAGTAGATTGGTTCTATGTGGGCATGTCACTTGGGTTTGTGATGGGGTTCTGGGGTATAATATTAGGTCCTCTAATTGTTAGCAGAAGATGGAGGTACAAGTACTGCCACTTCTTGAATTTCCTTGGCAACAAATTTGGTATTATTCTGAGAAAATGTTGCTAG
- the LOC123220098 gene encoding OVARIAN TUMOR DOMAIN-containing deubiquitinating enzyme 2-like isoform X3: MEGIIVRRVIPSDNSCLFNAVGYVMDHDKNKAPELRQLLSYSVFYSEGAIELAILADYYGCEIAAYDIQTTRCNLYGQMSPFEGAPEEFHQNIFAVGKDRTLGPAEELALNLLKEQQRRRSYTYTAKFTLHCGVCQIGVVGQKEAVEHAQATGHVNFQEYR, encoded by the exons ATGGAAGGGATTATAGTTAGAAGGGTGATTCCCTCAGACAATAGTTGCCTTTTTAATGCTGTTGG ATATGTTATGGACCATGACAAAAATAAAGCTCCTGAATTGAGACAG TTACTTAGTTACTCTGTGTTCTACTCTGAAGGTGCCATTGAACTTGCCATATTAGCAGATTATTATGGATGTGAAATTGCAGCATATGATATTCAGACCACAAGATGCAATTTATATGGCCAG ATGTCTCCATTTGAGGGAGCTCCGGAGGAGTTTCATCAGAACATATTTGCTGTGGGGAAAGACAGGACCTTAGGGCCAGCTGAGGAACTTGCTCTTAATCTTCTTAAAGAGCAACAAAG GAGAAGGAGTTACACTTACACTGCCAAGTTCACTTTGCATTGTGGAGTATGCCAAATCGGGGTGGTGGGCCAGAAG GAGGCTGTGGAGCACGCTCAAGCAACAGGCCATGTTAATTTTCAGGAATATAGATGA
- the LOC123220089 gene encoding reactive Intermediate Deaminase A, chloroplastic-like produces MAWCSLRSLNGLTIDMGLLRTHSSLAAVGIGCVSVAGSTLWRSSSRRHTSPFACLSTSAITSLKEAVVTNKAPAALGPYSQAIKANNLVFVSGVLGLIPETGKFVSGSVEEQTEQVLKNMGEILKASGADYSSVVKTTIMLANLKDFKKVNEIYAKYFPAPAPARSTYQVAALPLDARIEIECIAALQNA; encoded by the exons ATGGCTTGGTGTTCATTAAGGTCGCTCAATGGCCTCACCATCGACATGGGTTTACTTCGCACCCACTCCTCGTTGGCTGCCGTCGGCATCGGCTGCGTTTCCGTCGCTGGCTCCACCCTGTGGCGTTCTTCTTCCAGAAGACACACCAGTCCCTTTGCTTGCTTATCAACCTCAGCTATTACTA GTTTGAAGGAGGCTGTTGTGACTAACAAGGCACCTGCAGCCTTGGGACCGTATTCTCAGGCCATCAAAGCCAATAACCTTGTTTTTGTCTCTGGCGTTCTCGGTCTTATTCCTGAG ACTGGGAAGTTTGTCTCAGGGAGTGTAGAGGAGCAAACTGAGCAG GTTCTAAAAAATATGGGAGAAATACTGAAAGCTAGTGGTGCTGATTATTCCTCTGTGGTTAAGACAACAATTAT GTTGGCCAACTTGAAAGATTTCAAGAAAGTAAATGAGATCTATGCTAAAT ACTTTCCAGCACCTGCTCCAGCTCGTTCAACATATCAAGTAGCTGCGCTGCCTTTGGATGCCAGGATTGAGATTGAATGCATTGCAGCCCTCCAAAATGCCTAA
- the LOC123215513 gene encoding NEP1-interacting protein-like 1: MLKERLSGLVNISFKCKVVVSLCFFAMFGAIGTEVLIRALKRGLYASFTCIFALGGAIVGTIVGAMKGQTTETGFLHGSGIGAVAGAITAVQLLESAADGESLSKLALLTSLMNGKVFMEWVSPAMLKAYQWQISSLETTYREISDVYDVNEVNGLSRDSIQRLPEFTVNSDIVVQICQELCCSICLQDFSEGDSARKLPHCGHCFHLECIDQWLIRNGNCPVCRESVL, translated from the exons ATGTTGAAAGAGAGGCTTTCTGGGCTAGTGAACATTTCATTCAAGTGTAAAGTGGTGGTTTCTCTGTGCTTTTTTGCCATGTTTGGTGCTATTGGAACTGAGGTTTTGATTAGAGCCTTGAAGAGAGGTCTCTATGCTTCATTCACCTGCATTTTTGCATTAG GAGGGGCAATAGTTGGAACAATAGTGGGAGCCATGAAAGGCCAAACAACTGAAACTGGGTTCCTTCATGGATCTGGAATAGGTGCAGTGGCAGGTGCCATTACAGCTGTGCAGTTGCTAGAATCAGCAGCTGATGGAGAGTCATTGTCCAAG CTAGCACTCTTAACCAGCTTAATGAATGGCAAGGTTTTCATGGAATGGGTAAGTCCTGCAATGCTCAAAGCCTATCAGTGGCAA ATTAGCTCATTGGAAACCACTTACAGAGAGATTTCTGATGTTTATGATGTCAATGAAGTTAATGGACTGTCCAGAGATTCAATTCAAAGGCTTCCTGAATTTACAGTTAATTCTGACATAGTAGTCCAAATTTGCCAGGAACTTTGTTGCTCAATTTGCTTACAG gaTTTCTCGGAGGGGGATTCTGCAAGAAAGCTTCCTCATTGTGGACACTGTTTTCATTTGGAGTGCATCGATCAATGGCTAATTAGAAATGGCAATTGCCCTGTGTGTAGAGAAAGTGTTTTGTAA